A part of Candidatus Eisenbacteria bacterium genomic DNA contains:
- a CDS encoding class I SAM-dependent RNA methyltransferase: MFTYQQDDAYFAQAGEGTEELVAAEIERLGGETARTVFRGVAFRADRAALYRIVYASRLATRVLAPLIGFDCHSPNYLYKTALSLDWASLLGPDDTFAVRAGVANSRIRHSGFAALRVKDAVADAMRGRFGRRPNVDRENPSLLVHVHIHADHATIHADASGGSLHRRGYRLEGGEAPMRETTAAAVLEMAGWNGDRPLLDPMCGSGTILAEAWMRGCRIPAGKLRTRFGFERLPDFDRAVWERVRSEEDRRFRPLPAGFVAGSDADPLAVRAARANLARLPGGDRVRIERRRFQEISRVEGGAIVSNPPYGIRSVPDQDMNRFWRDVGDFLKQRCAGSDATLYFGERQWIRSIGLRPSWKRPLTSGGLDGRVVRYEMYEGAKPRSGKE; encoded by the coding sequence ATGTTCACCTATCAGCAAGATGACGCCTATTTCGCCCAGGCCGGCGAGGGGACGGAGGAGCTGGTCGCCGCCGAGATCGAACGGCTCGGCGGGGAGACGGCGCGGACCGTCTTCCGGGGCGTCGCTTTTCGAGCGGACCGGGCGGCGCTCTACCGGATCGTGTACGCTTCGCGTCTGGCGACGCGCGTTCTCGCGCCGCTCATCGGTTTCGACTGTCACAGCCCGAACTACCTCTACAAGACCGCCCTCTCCTTGGACTGGGCGTCTCTGCTCGGGCCGGACGACACCTTCGCGGTGCGCGCCGGCGTCGCCAACAGCCGGATCCGCCATTCCGGCTTCGCCGCGCTCCGGGTGAAGGACGCCGTCGCCGACGCGATGCGGGGGCGTTTCGGCCGCCGCCCGAACGTGGACCGGGAGAACCCGAGCCTTCTCGTTCATGTCCACATCCACGCGGACCACGCGACGATCCACGCCGACGCGTCCGGCGGATCGCTTCACCGCCGCGGTTATCGTCTCGAAGGAGGAGAAGCGCCCATGCGGGAGACCACCGCCGCGGCGGTTCTGGAGATGGCCGGATGGAACGGCGACCGCCCCCTCCTCGACCCGATGTGCGGCAGCGGCACCATACTCGCCGAGGCGTGGATGCGGGGGTGCCGAATCCCGGCGGGGAAGCTCCGGACACGCTTCGGCTTCGAGCGCCTCCCCGACTTCGACCGCGCCGTCTGGGAGAGAGTGCGGAGCGAGGAGGACCGCCGTTTCCGCCCGTTGCCGGCCGGGTTCGTCGCGGGGAGCGACGCCGATCCTCTGGCGGTGCGCGCCGCCCGCGCCAACCTCGCCCGCCTCCCCGGCGGCGACCGGGTGCGCATCGAGCGCCGCCGCTTCCAGGAAATCTCCCGCGTCGAAGGGGGAGCCATCGTCAGCAACCCTCCCTACGGGATTCGCTCCGTGCCGGACCAAGACATGAACCGTTTTTGGCGCGACGTCGGCGATTTCCTCAAGCAGCGGTGCGCCGGTTCCGACGCCACCCTATATTTCGGAGAGCGGCAGTGGATCCGCTCGATCGGCCTCCGGCCCTCCTGGAAGCGCCCTCTCACGAGCGGCGGCCTCGACGGGCGGGTGGTCCGTTATGAAATGTACGAGGGCGCCAAGCCCCGTTCGGGAAAGGAGTAA
- a CDS encoding deoxyguanosinetriphosphate triphosphohydrolase, with the protein MRWERLLSSERLGTRSGPAPDEARNEFQRDFDRIVFSPAFRRLHDKTQVFPMPENDHVHSRLTHSLEVSCVGRGLATRVGRELVRRRGLDDDDDARDIGDIVAAACLAHDIGNPPFGHSGEHAFRSWFRERRDMLAPRMTPEEWADLEGFEGNAQGFRVITRLQMARGRGGMRLTHATLGAYMKYPRASIIAVDPGKRRSGKKHGFHRSERDLFAETAEVLGLPPVEGAGDWWRRHPLVFLTEAADDICYQILDLEDGYRLGKVAFDEARDLLAAIVPEKSRHGVETAEERRAFIGYLRARAVDALIRETADLFLEKEEEILAGAFDGALVDAIPSKEKVDAITRLVLHTCYQAPEVLETEIAGFRVIAALLDRFVEATLEPSRPGAGKIRILMPDLFREAEGDDDYRRILRITDFVSGMTDGYAVSVFRRLQGIVLPR; encoded by the coding sequence ATGCGCTGGGAAAGGCTGCTCTCGTCGGAGCGGCTCGGCACGCGGTCCGGGCCCGCGCCGGACGAGGCGCGCAACGAGTTCCAGCGCGACTTCGACCGGATCGTCTTCTCCCCCGCCTTCCGCCGCCTCCACGACAAGACCCAGGTCTTTCCGATGCCGGAGAACGACCACGTGCACTCGCGGCTCACCCACAGCCTGGAGGTGAGCTGCGTCGGCCGCGGGCTCGCGACGCGCGTCGGCCGCGAGTTGGTCCGGCGACGCGGCCTCGACGACGACGACGACGCCCGCGACATCGGAGACATCGTCGCCGCCGCCTGCCTCGCTCACGACATCGGCAATCCCCCCTTCGGCCACTCCGGCGAACACGCCTTCCGCTCCTGGTTCCGGGAGCGGCGGGACATGCTCGCGCCCCGGATGACGCCGGAGGAGTGGGCGGACCTGGAGGGCTTCGAGGGAAACGCCCAGGGCTTTCGCGTGATCACCCGCCTGCAGATGGCGCGGGGACGGGGCGGGATGCGCCTCACCCACGCCACGCTCGGCGCCTACATGAAATATCCGCGCGCATCGATCATCGCCGTCGACCCGGGGAAGCGGCGGAGCGGCAAGAAGCACGGTTTCCACAGGAGCGAGAGGGATCTCTTCGCCGAAACGGCGGAGGTGCTCGGCCTCCCGCCGGTGGAAGGCGCCGGTGATTGGTGGCGCCGCCACCCCCTCGTCTTCCTGACCGAGGCGGCGGACGATATCTGCTACCAGATCCTCGATCTGGAGGACGGATACCGGCTCGGCAAGGTCGCCTTCGACGAGGCGCGGGATCTCCTCGCGGCGATCGTGCCGGAGAAGAGCCGCCACGGCGTCGAGACGGCCGAGGAGCGCCGCGCCTTCATCGGCTACCTGCGCGCCCGCGCCGTGGACGCCCTGATCCGCGAGACGGCGGACCTCTTCCTCGAAAAAGAGGAGGAGATCCTCGCCGGCGCGTTCGACGGGGCGCTGGTCGACGCGATCCCCTCCAAGGAGAAGGTGGACGCCATCACCCGCCTCGTGCTCCACACCTGCTACCAGGCGCCGGAAGTGCTGGAGACGGAGATCGCCGGTTTCCGAGTGATCGCCGCCCTGCTCGATCGTTTCGTCGAGGCGACCCTCGAACCGTCCCGGCCCGGCGCGGGGAAGATCCGCATCCTGATGCCCGATCTGTTCCGGGAAGCGGAGGGGGACGACGACTACCGCCGCATCCTCCGCATCACCGATTTCGTCTCCGGTATGACCGACGGCTACGCCGTTTCCGTCTTCCGCCGGCTCCAGGGGATCGTTCTGCCGCGCTGA
- a CDS encoding enterochelin esterase: MPVHNFQAPRGEIARITVGSKALLGNLLGDPAERSVWVYLPEGYGDSKEEYPLFVDLAGYTGSGPKHLAWTLFGESLPQRADRLVAEGKMGPAVFAFPDCFTSLGGNQYIDSVAMGLWEVFLVEEMIPALEREFRIRRGREHRALFGKSSGGYGAVVHAMKHADAWNAVACHSGDMAFDLVYRVEFPAALDRLAAFGHDTIAFVNHMKKARKVDGGDLTALMALAMAATYDPDPEAPFGARLPVDPETCEMDEERWARWLEHDPITMVRKPERQENLRRLAGLYIDCGSRDQYRLHYGNRVFVRELKRAGIPHRYEEFDDNHSDVNYRMDESLPFLWKAITGG; this comes from the coding sequence ATGCCGGTTCACAATTTTCAGGCGCCTCGCGGGGAGATCGCGCGGATCACCGTCGGCTCGAAAGCGCTCCTTGGGAACCTTCTCGGCGACCCGGCGGAACGGAGCGTCTGGGTTTACCTCCCCGAAGGGTACGGTGACTCGAAGGAGGAATATCCGCTCTTCGTCGACCTGGCCGGCTATACCGGGAGCGGGCCGAAGCACCTCGCATGGACCCTCTTCGGAGAGAGCCTACCGCAGCGCGCCGACCGTCTCGTCGCGGAAGGGAAGATGGGCCCGGCGGTGTTCGCCTTCCCGGACTGCTTCACATCTCTCGGCGGGAATCAGTACATCGACTCCGTCGCGATGGGGCTCTGGGAGGTCTTCCTCGTCGAGGAGATGATCCCCGCGCTGGAGAGGGAGTTCCGGATCCGGCGCGGGCGGGAGCACCGCGCGCTCTTCGGCAAGTCGAGCGGCGGCTACGGCGCCGTCGTCCACGCCATGAAGCACGCCGACGCGTGGAACGCCGTCGCCTGCCACAGCGGCGACATGGCTTTCGACCTGGTTTACCGCGTGGAGTTTCCGGCTGCGCTCGACCGGCTCGCCGCCTTCGGCCACGACACGATCGCCTTCGTGAACCACATGAAGAAGGCGCGCAAGGTCGACGGCGGGGATCTGACCGCGCTGATGGCGCTCGCCATGGCCGCCACCTACGATCCCGATCCGGAGGCGCCCTTCGGCGCGCGGCTCCCCGTCGACCCGGAGACCTGCGAGATGGACGAGGAGCGCTGGGCCCGCTGGCTGGAGCACGATCCGATCACGATGGTCCGGAAGCCGGAGCGCCAGGAGAACCTGCGCCGCCTCGCCGGGCTCTACATCGATTGCGGCTCCCGGGATCAGTACCGCCTGCACTACGGAAACCGCGTCTTCGTCCGGGAACTGAAGCGCGCCGGGATCCCGCACCGCTACGAAGAGTTCGACGACAACCATTCCGACGTGAATTATCGGATGGATGAGTCGCTTCCCTTCCTCTGGAAGGCGATTACCGGCGGTTGA
- the thiD gene encoding bifunctional hydroxymethylpyrimidine kinase/phosphomethylpyrimidine kinase, with product MRQVMTIAGSDSGAGAGIQADLKTFAALGVYGLSAITSLTAQNTRGVTHVHEAPVESVRAQIRALFDDFDVAAVKTGMLPTEAIIDCVAEELERAGPRPLVVDPVMVSTTRAELMRGDALPALRDRLVPLATVVTPNRFEASALIGRDLRGAEDLRAAAAEIARLARGWAVLKGGDLEEEEESTDFLSDGTETVALSAPRIRTRGTHGTGCTFASALAARLALGDDVPAAARRAKAYVTGAIRGGPDIGGGRGPVDHFWFQRPWSPED from the coding sequence ATGCGCCAGGTGATGACCATCGCCGGCTCCGATTCGGGCGCCGGCGCGGGGATTCAGGCGGACCTGAAGACGTTCGCCGCCCTCGGCGTCTACGGGCTGTCGGCGATCACGAGCCTTACCGCCCAGAACACGCGGGGGGTGACCCACGTCCACGAGGCGCCCGTGGAGAGCGTGCGCGCTCAAATCCGCGCCCTCTTCGACGATTTCGACGTGGCGGCGGTGAAGACGGGGATGCTCCCCACGGAGGCGATCATCGACTGCGTGGCGGAAGAGTTGGAGCGTGCGGGTCCGCGGCCGCTCGTCGTCGATCCGGTGATGGTCTCCACCACCCGGGCCGAGCTGATGCGCGGCGATGCGCTCCCGGCGCTCCGGGACCGTCTCGTTCCGCTCGCGACGGTGGTGACGCCCAACCGTTTCGAGGCGTCGGCGCTGATCGGGCGCGACCTTCGCGGCGCGGAGGATCTGCGCGCCGCCGCCGCCGAGATCGCGCGGCTGGCGCGGGGATGGGCGGTCCTCAAAGGGGGGGACCTGGAGGAGGAGGAGGAGTCGACGGATTTCCTCTCCGACGGGACGGAGACGGTCGCTCTTTCCGCGCCCCGGATTCGCACGCGCGGCACCCACGGCACCGGATGCACGTTCGCGTCGGCCCTCGCCGCGCGCCTCGCCCTGGGGGACGATGTTCCCGCCGCGGCCCGCCGCGCCAAGGCGTACGTCACCGGCGCGATCCGCGGCGGCCCGGACATCGGCGGCGGCCGCGGCCCGGTCGATCACTTCTGGTTTCAACGACCCTGGTCGCCGGAGGACTGA